DNA from Micromonospora nigra:
GCAGGACTGCTCCACGACGAACACGTCGATGCGCAGCTTCAGCAGGTCGTGGAAGGTGCGGACGTCCAGCTCGGTGAACGGCGCGATCCGGAGCACGGCGGTCTGCGACGGCATGCCGCCAGGCTAGGGCGTGCCCCGGTCCTGGTCGATGCGGGGGAGGCCGGATCGGGTCGGGCCCGGGTCAGGCCGGGCGGGAGCCGACGGCGTCGCGGATCTGCGCGCCCTGCTCGCCCTCCTCGGCACGGGCGCAGTGTGCGCAGCAGAAGAAGCGGCCGGAAACCTCGACCCCGTGCCCGACGATCCTGATCTGGCAGTGTTCGCAGATCGGTGCCAGCTTGTGTACCGCGCACTCGAAGCAGTCGAAGGTGTGCACGTCGCCGCTGACCGTGCGCACCTCGAACGCCATCCAGTAGTCGTTTCCGCAGACCTCGCAGGTTGCCACGACAGACCCCTCCAGCCGGAACGTGTTTCCTCCAGCGTGGGGCAGCGCGGGCGGCCGGGCGGGCGGAACGGCCGACATCGACCCGTTCCGGCGGCGCGTCGGCACCGGCGTGTCGGCCGTTGTACCCGGTGACGCCGTGACCCCCGGGAGGAACATGATGATCAAGCGCAACCGGCTCTTCGGCACGCAGACCCGGGTCACCTTCTGCCTGCCCCGGGACGCCCCGCCCGGCCCGGTCAGTGTGGTCGGGTCGTTCAACGGCTGGGAGCCGGGTCGGCACGAACTGGTGCCCCGCCGGGACGGCACCCGGACGGTGACGGTCCGGCTCGGGCCGGGGGAGCACCGCTTCCGCTACCTGGCCGCGGGCGGCCTCTGGCTGGACGACGAGTCGGCCGACCGCGTCGACGACCAGGGCAGCCTGCTGGTGCTGTGACCGGGGTGGTGTGGTGACCATCCGCGGCGCTCGGCGGGTGGGTGGGCGTCCCAGACCACTCTTATCGACAGGAGTCTTTACTGTTAACAAGCTTTAATTTATGTTGGTGGCACCTCACCAGGCTTTCTCCCGAAGGAGTGCCGCTGATGCGTCGAAGAATCACCCTCCCACTCCTGGCGACCGGTGCCGTCGTCTCCTCCCTCGCCGTGGCCGCGCCGGCCCAGGCCCACGGCTACGTCTCGTCACCGCCCAGCCGACAGGCACTCTGCGCGCAGGGCCGGGTCCCCGACTGCGGCCAGATCCGCTACGAACCGCAGAGCGTCGAGGGACCGAAGGGCCTGCGCAGCTGCCACGCCGGCATCGCCCACTTCGCCGTCCTCAACGACGACAGCCGTGGCTGGCCCGCCACCTCCGTCGGCACCTCGGTCACCTTCACCTGGGTGAACACCGCCCGGCACTCCACGGCCAACTGGGAGTACTTCGTGGGCGGCACCCGGGTGGCCGTGTTCGACGGCGGCGGACGCCAGCCCGGCGCCACCGTCTCGCACACCGTCAACCTGGGCGGCTACCCCGGTCGGCAGAAGGTCCTCGCCGTGTGGAACATCTCCGACACCGCCAACGCGTTCTACTCCTGCGTCGACCTCCAGGTCGGTGGTGGTGGGGGCGGCCCCACGCCGAGCCCGAGCCCGACTCCGCCACCGACCTCCCCGCCCCCGCCCACGCCCACGCCCACCGCCACCAACCCGCCCGCGCCGGGCGGCACCTGGACGGCGGGCCGGGCGTACGCCGTCGGCGACCAGGTCACCTACGGCGGATCCGCCTACCGTTGCCGGCAGGCGCACACCGCTCTCGCCGGCTGGGAACCGCCGACCACCCCCGCCCTGTGGAGCCGGGTCTGAGCGACGGGTGCGGCCGGGTCAGCCGGACTCGGCCCGGCCGCGCACCCCGTACCCGCAGCGCACCGCACCGCGACCCGGCGCGGCGGCGGGACCGCTGGTGGCTGCCGACCCTGGTGGCCGTCCTGCTGTCCGCCGGCTGCGTGACGTCCGCGCCACCGGCGGATCCGGCGTCCGCGCCGCCGCCGTCGGCCGGCGCCCCGTCCGCGTCGACTCCGAGCGGACTCGACCTGCTGTACCTGTCGATGACGCTCGCCCACGTCGAGCAGACGCTGGAGATCGTCGCGCTCGTCCGGGGCCGGGTCGCCGACCCGCAGCTGCGCACCCTGGTCGCCGCCGTCGAGGTGACCGAGGCCGACGAGCGCGACACCGTGCGGGGCTGGCTGCGCGAGGCCGGGCGGGACGGCCGTGACGACCACGACCACAGCGGGCACGTCACCGCGGCCGACGACCTGGCCCGGCTGCGTACTGCCGCCGACGGCGAGGTCGACGCCGTGCTGGCCGGCGTCCTCTCCGAGCATCAGCGTGCCGCCGCCGACCTGGCCCGGGCGCACCTGACGGCCGGCTCCGACCCCCGGGTGCTCGACCTGGCCGGGCGGATCGAGCGGTCCCGTACCGCCCAGGTCGCCATGTTGGCGGGACTGCCGTCGCCCGAGCCGTGACCCGGTGTCCGTGGGGCGGGCGGGGCAGACGCCGATCGGTCAGGCGGGACGCGGCTCCAGCCGGAGGGAGACAGAGTTCACGCAGTGCCGGGTGTCCTTCGGGGTGAAACCCTCGCCCCGGAAGACGTGCCCGAGGTGGCTGTCGCAGCGGGCGCAGCGGATCTCGGTGCGCACCATGCCGAGACTGGAGTCGTCCACCTCACGGACCGCGCCCGGGATGGCGTCGTCGAAGCTGGGCCAGCCACAGTGCGAGTCGAACTTGGTGTCGCTGGGGTACAACTCCGCACCGCAGGCCCGGCAGTGGTACATGCCGGCCGTCTTCGTGTCCACGTACTCGCCCGTCCACGGGCGCTCCGTGCCGGCCTCACGCAGCACCCGGAACTCCTCGGGGCTGAGCCGGACCCGCCACTCGTCCTCGGTGCGGGGCAGTTCACTGTCGTCGAGACTCACCCACCAACGGTACGTCGAACGTCGGACCTATCGCATATGGTCGCGGCCATGGGTGGCACGAAGGCTGCGGCCGAGCAGATCGAGGTGGGCGGGCACACCGTCAGGTTGAGCAGTCCCGACCGGGTGATCTTCCCACAGCGCGGCTTCACCAAGGCCGACGTCTTCCACTACTACCTCGGGGTGGGAGAGGGCATCGTCCGCGCCCTGAGCAGGCGTCCCACCACGCTGCAGCGCTTCCCCGACGGCATAGAGGGGGAGGCGTTCTACCAGAAGCGGGTGCCGGCGCGAGGCGTGCCGCCCTGGGTCGAGACGGCCGAGATCACCTTCCCCAGCGGTCGCACCGCCGCCGAGTTGTGCCCGACCGACCTGGCCCACGTGGCCTGGGCGGCCCAGATGGGCACCGTCGTGTTCCACCCCTGGCCGGTGCGTGCCGCCGCGCCCGACCAACCCGACGAGCTACGGGTCGACCTCGATCCGCAGCCCGGCACCGACTTCGCCGACGCGGCGGCTGCCGCGGCCGAGCTGCGCGGGCTCCTCGACGAGCTGGGGGTGCCCGGCTGGCCGAAGACGTCCGGCGGCCGGGGCGTGCACGTCTACCTGCGCATCCAGCCCCGCTGGACGTTCGTCGAGGTGCGCCGCGCGACCATCGCCCTCGCCCGGGAACTGGAACGCCGCCGGCCGGAGCTGGTCACCACCGCCTGGTGGAAGGAGGAGCGCGGCGAACGGGTCTTCGTCGACTACAACCAGATGGCCCGCGACCGCACCATCGCCTGCGCGTACTCCCTCCGGGCCAACGGCCGGGCCACCGTCTCCACCCCCGTCACCTGGGAGGAGCTGGCCCAGGTCGATCCCGACGACTTCGACCTGCGCACCGTTCCGGCCCGGCTGGCCGAGCGGGGCGACCCGCACGCCGGCATCGACGACGCCGGGTGGGACATCACCCCACTGTTGGAGTGGGCCGAGCGGGACGCCGCCGCCGGTCAGGGCGACCTGCCGTACCCGCCGGACCACCCGAAGATGCCCGGTGAGCCGAAGCGGGTGCAGCCGTCGAAGGACCGCGACCGGCCGCGCTGACCGGCCCACCGGCCGCTGCCGCGGGTCGGCGCGGCAGACTGGCGGGCATGGTTTCCACGGCAGGGGTGATCAGGGGGCTCGTGGGCGTCTACCACGCCGACGGCGGTCTACGCGGCGAGCTGGCGTACGTCGTCGGCAAGCTGCGGGGGACGGCCGAGTGCGCGCTCTGCGACATCACCCACGGTGCCCTCGGGCGCAAGCGGGAGTGGCGGGAGCTGCTACCGCAACTGGGTGTCCCGGTCGACCTGGTGCACCTCAACGAGCGGACCGCCGAGGTGTGCGCCGCCAGCGAAGGGCGCACGCCGTGCGTGCTGGCCATGACGGGCACCGGCCCGGTACCGCTGCTCGGCCCGGCCGACCTCGCCGCCCTCGACGGCAGCGTGGCCCGCTTCGCCGCGCGGCTGCGCGCCGCCGCCGACGAGGCGGGGCTGCGCTGGGCGGCCACAACCACGGGCGCCTCCGCGCCCCGTGTGCGGTGACGACACCGGCGGCTCAGAGGGCGAGCTTCATACCCTCGTGACTGGCGACGAAGCCGAGCCGCCGGTAGAAGCGGTGCGCGTCGTCACAACGGCGGTCAACGGGCCGGGCAGCGCAGCCCCTCCCGGGGAACGGTCAACTCGATCAGGTAGGCGTCGACGGCCTCGGTGATGCACCGCGTCTGCGGGTACGCCGTGTGCCCCTCACCCTCCCAGGTGAGCACCCGACCCACGCCGAGCATGTCGGCCAGCGCGGGGGTCTGCTCGTACGGCGTCGCCGGGTCGCCCGTCGTGCCCACCACCAGGATCGGCGGGGCACCCTCGGCCCGGCCCGTCGGGTAGGGGTCCCGCCCGCCCGGCCACTCCGTGCACGACAGCATGCCCACCGCCAGCGCCGGGCCGAACAGCGGGTACTTCTGCCGCCACTGCGACTGGAGTTCGCGGATGCGTTCCCGGCTCGGCCGCTCCTCCTCGTCGGCGCAGTTCACCGCGAGGTTGGCGTCGAACAGGTTGCTGTAGTGGCCGTCGGAGTCCCGGTCGGCGTACGCGTCGGCGAGGCGGAACACCTCGTCGGGGTCGCCGTCGGCCAGGCGGTCGATCGCCCGCGCCAGCTCCTGCCAACCCGACTCGGTGTAGAGCGACGAGATCACCGCGTAGAAGACCCAACCCGCGGTGGCCTCCCGGCCGTCCGCCGCCCGTACGGGGGAGACCCGGGCCTTGTCGATGGCCGACGTCACCGCCGCCCGCGCGTCGGGCGCGATCGGGCAGCGCCCCGCGTTGGCGGCGCACCACCGGGTGAAGTTGGCGAACGCCCGCTCGAAGCCCTTCGCCTGGCTCTCCGAGCCGGCGATCAGCCCCTGGCGGGGGTCCACCGCGCCGTCGAGCACCAGCGCCCGCACCCGCTGCGGGTAGAGCTGGGCGTACGTGGCGCCGAGCAGCGTGCCGTACGAGTAGCCGAGGTAGGTCAGCTTCTCGTCGCCGACGGCGTTGCGGACGGCGTCCATGTCCCGGGCGGCCTGCTCGGTGCTGTAGAGCACGAGCTGGTCGCCGTACCTGTCCCCGCACCCCGCCCCGATCCGCTGGGTGAGTGCGACGTAACCGTCGAACGCCTGCTGGCTGGCCGGATCGGGGTCGTAGCCGAAGCTGGCGTCCAGGTCGGCGTCGGAGATGCACTCCACGGGGCTGGACCGGTCCACTCCGCGTGGGTCGAAGCCGACGATGTCGAAGCGTTCGGTGATCGAGTCGGGCAGCCCGCCGAACGACGGCCCGAACGACAGGTAGACGGCCGTGTCCACCCCCGAGGCGCCCGGCCCGCCCGGGTTGACCACCAGGGAGCCGATCCGGTCGCGCTGCTTGGTGGAGCGGGCCCGCAGCAACGCGATCTCGAAGGTCTCCCCGGCGCCGGGGCTGGCCGACGCGCCGCCGCCGTCACCCCAGTCGCGGGGGACCTGGATCCGCGCACACTCGTAGCGCATGCCCGGTGCGCCTCGCCCGACCAGCTGCTCGGGGACCTCCGGGCAGGCCCGCCAGGTCGGCGACGTGCCCACCGCGGCGGCCTCGCTCTCGGCGTCGGTGCGCGGCGCGAACGCCGGCAGCGTGCAGCCGGCGGCGACCAGCGCACCGGCGACCAGGCCGGCGAGGGTGAGGCGGAACCGGCTGAACCGGTCGGCGGTACGGGTCACGAGCGGGCCTCCGTGGTGGGGTCGACGGCCAGGCTACGCGGGGTCGCGCGAGGCCCCCACGGGCACCGCCGGATCGCCCCGCAGGACCTGGTCCACGTCGAACCGGACCGGACGGTCGAGCTGGTCGTAGCGGCACGAGCGGGGGTCGCGGTCGGGGCGCCAGCGCGCGAAGCGGGCCGTGTGTCGGAACCGGTCGCCCTCCATCGCGTCGTAGGCCACCTCGACGACCAGCTCGGGTCGCACCGGCTCCCACTCCAGGTTCTTGCCGCCCGTCCACCGGCTCACCCCGCCCGGGATGCGCTGCCCGCGTTCGTGGTCGCCGTGCGCCCACGGGTGGTCGTCGCCCACCTCCCGGTAGGGAGCCAGCTCCTCCAGCAGCTCGGCGCGGCGGGCCATGGTGAACGAGGCGCTCACGCCGACGTGGTGCAGGATCCCCTCGTCGTCGTAGAGGCCGAGCAGCAGCGAACCCACCACCGGACCGGACTTGTGCCAGCGGAAGCCGGCCACCACCACGTCGGCGGTACGGGTGTGCTTGACCTTGAACATGAGCCGCCTGCCCGGCTCGTACGGCAGGTCGGCGGGCTTGGCGATCAGGCCGTCGAGCCCGGCGCCCTCGAACACGTCGAACCAGCGGTGGGCCGTGTCGACGTCGGTGGTGACCTGGGTGACGTGCACCGGCGGGCGCACCCCGGCCAGAGCCTGCTCCAGCCGGGCCCGGCGCTGCGGGTAGGGCAGGTCGAGCAGCGCCTCGTCGCCCAGGGCGAGCAGGTCGAACGCGACGAAGTCGGCCGGGGTGGTCTCGGCCAGCAGCTTCACCCGGGACGCGGCCGGGTGGATGCGTTGGGCCAGCAGCTCGAAGTCGAGCCGAGGCTGGGCGCTCGGGCCGTCGCGCCGGATGACGATCAGCTCACCGTCGACGGCGCAGCGTTCCGGCAGCTGTCGACGGGCCTGCTCCACCACCTCGGGGAAGTAGCGCGTCATCATCTTGCCGCCCCGGCTGGCCAGCTCGACGGAGTCGCCGTCGCGCAGCACGACGCAGCGGAAACCGTCCCACTTCGGCTCGTAGGTCATGCCGGCCGCGGTGGGGATCTTCGACACGCTCTTGGCCAGCATCGGTTCGACGGGCGAAGTGATCGGCAGCTCCACGGCGACCAGTCAACCAGACGCCACCGACAGTCGTGAGCAGGATCACGGTGGGTGGACGGGCGCCGTGTCCGGCGGAGCCCCGCCCGTCACCGCCGGGCGAATCAGAAAGCCGCTGCTCAGAGCTACTTTCGCGGGGTGTCTGAGTGGGTGTGCGGGTGTTGCGGGCGATGGCGGGTGACCGTCGAGCTGATCCGTGGCCGGCACCGCTACCGCCTGGTGCGGCGGTACCCGCCGAGCTTCGGCGGCGGCAAGGACGTGCTCGGCGAGGTCGGTTCCGTGGCGGAACTGGAGGACCTGCTGCGCAGGCGTACCCCGCTGGGGCTGGCCGACCTGCGCGAGGCCGCCTGAGCGTCACCGACCGGGCCCGGTCCGGTCAACCGCAGGCGGAACCGTTCGGGTCCGCCACCGGGGTCAACCGCTTCTCCAGCAGGGCCAACCGGATGCCGTTCGGGTCCGGCCGGTGGCCCACCACCTGGTAGCCGTGCCGGTGGTAGAGGCGCAGGTTCTGCCCGCTGTCGGCCCCGGTGAACAACGCGAACCGCGACACCCGGTCGGCGCAGGCGGCCTCGACCGCGCGCAGCAGTCGACCGCCGAGGCCCCGGCCCTGCTGGTCCGGGGCCACCGACAACCGCCCGACGTGCGCGGTGCCGCCCTCGACGCGGGCCCGCACCGAGCCGACCAGACGTGACCCCAGTCGGGCGGCCAGCACCACCTGCCCGTCGGCGAGCGCGGCCCGCACCTCCTCCAGGGTCTCGGTCAGCGGCGGCAGGAACGGGTCGGCGTAGCGCTGTGCCTCGACCACGTAGGCGGCGCGCTGCACGGTGAGGATCTCGCCAGCGTCGACGGGAGCCGCCGGGGCGATCAACGCAGTGGTCACGCCGCCAGCCCACCACACCGTCGCCACCCGGCACCCGGCGGCCCGGCCGTACGCTGGCGGCATCGCAGTCGAGCCCTGGAGGTGCGCGCCGTGCCGGAGCTGACCTACCCGCACGTCGGCGCCACCCGTGCCGGCGACCTGCCCGCCGGGTGGCGGCACGTGCGACACCGCGTCCGCCTGCCCGACACCTGCTATGCCACGGCCGGCGCGGCGGTGCTCGGATTCGACCTGCACCGGGCGGCGGGCATCGGGATCCGGGCCGACGCCGACCGGGCCGCCCCCGGCGTGTGCGTGGTGTCCCGCCTCGGCGTCGGGCCGCTGCGCATGTCCGCGCCGTGCGCGGTGGTCTGGGCCGTCGACGACGACCGGCGGACCGGCTTCGGGTACGGCACCCTGCCCGGGCATCCCGCCCGCGGCGAGGAGGCGTTCGTGGTGAGCCGGGACGACGCCGGCCGGGTCTGGTTCGAGGTGGTGGCGTTCAGCCGCCCCGCCAGCCCGCTGATGCGGGCCGCCGGCCCCGTCGGGCGGGCCTTCCAACGGGCGTACGCCTGGTGGCTCGGCCGCACGCTGCGTCGCCTGTGCCGGCGGGCCTGACAGCGATGGCCGGCGGGCCCGGACCCCGGGCGGGTCGGCTCAGAACCGGGCGAAGGAGCGGATCGGGGCGCGGGGCCCGAACTTGGGGGCCTGGACGCCCGCCGCCTCCAGCAGCCGGCAGACCCGGCCCCGGTGCCCCCGGAACGGCTCCAGCAGCGCCAACATCCGGGCGTCGTCACCGCGCGGCTCGCCGGCGAGGGCCCAGGCGACCGTGTTCGGCACGTGGTAGTCGCCGACACTGACCGCGTCGGCGTCCCCGTACGCGACCCGCACCACCTCGGCGGCCGTCCACGGCCCGATCCCGGGGACGGCGGTCAACCGGCGGGTGGCCTCGGCCGAGTCCGCGCAGCGTTCCCACCGCTGCGCCAGGGCGGCGGCCCGACGCAGCGTCTCGGCGCGGCGCTGCTCCACTCCGAACGGGTGGAAGACCCAGTAGGGCGTCGCGGCGATCGCCGCCGGTTCGGGCGGCAGCAGCAGCGGCTGCATCGGTCCCGGCGCGGGTTCCGCGAAGTGGCGAACCGTGGCCGCGTACCCCCGGTACGCCTCCTTGCCGGTCACCTTCTGCTCCAGGACCGCCCGCAACACCCGGGGGAACACCAGCCCGGTGGCGGGCATCCGCAGCCCCGCGTGCCGGGCGGCCAGCCGGGCCACCACCGGATGGGCCGCGGCCAGGGCGGCGAACCCCGTCAGGTCGTCGCGCAGCCCGGCCACCGCGTCGGCCCGGTGCACCAGCCAGTCGCCGCCCGGTCCGTACCCCTCGGCGTGCAGCTCGCCCGCCGCCGGGCGCAGCCCCAGCGTGCCCGGCCCGGTCGGGGTGCGGGCGGCCCACCAGAAGGTGCCCCCGACGATCCGCGCGCAGGGGTCGTACGGGCTGAAGGTCAACGGCCGGACCGACTCGGCCAGCCGGTATCCGGGCGGTGGGCGCAGCACCCGGCGGGCGGTGGGTTCGGAGCCGGTCACCCCGACATGCTGCCACGACGCCTCCGACCCGACCGCACCGCAGAGCCGACCGCACCGCGAACACGACGACACCGCCGACACGGGTCGGCGGTGTCGTCCGCACCGGGACGGCCCGGCCGGAGACCGGCCGGGATCGGGCTGGGGGGACCTCGGTGGGCGCCTGCTGGCGTCGGCGCCGTCACCGCCCTCGACCGTCCCGGGGGCACCGGGACAGGTGGTGCGCGTCCGGCGGTTCGCGAGTCGCGACGCCGGCCCGGTCGACGGGCCGGCGTCGCGGTCGGGACGCGTGGCGTTGCCGGTCCGCCAGCGTCCTGCTCGCTTCGGTGGCCGGCCGTGCCCTCCCGGCTGCGACCGACCACCGGGCCCGGGGTCAGTACGAGTAGTCGGAGTCCGAGTCCGAGTCGTTCTTCGACGGCGGTGCCACCGGCTTCGGGGTGCCGGTCGGCAGGCACTCCAGGTTCTTCCTGCCGTCCGGCTGGATCACGAACCAGGTGCCGCCGACGCCCTGGCCCTTCCACTGCCCCGGCTTCTTGTCACCGATGTAGCGGTACAGCGGCCACCCGTCGAGGG
Protein-coding regions in this window:
- a CDS encoding Prokaryotic metallothionein, with translation MATCEVCGNDYWMAFEVRTVSGDVHTFDCFECAVHKLAPICEHCQIRIVGHGVEVSGRFFCCAHCARAEEGEQGAQIRDAVGSRPA
- a CDS encoding isoamylase early set domain-containing protein, with translation MIKRNRLFGTQTRVTFCLPRDAPPGPVSVVGSFNGWEPGRHELVPRRDGTRTVTVRLGPGEHRFRYLAAGGLWLDDESADRVDDQGSLLVL
- a CDS encoding lytic polysaccharide monooxygenase, whose amino-acid sequence is MRRRITLPLLATGAVVSSLAVAAPAQAHGYVSSPPSRQALCAQGRVPDCGQIRYEPQSVEGPKGLRSCHAGIAHFAVLNDDSRGWPATSVGTSVTFTWVNTARHSTANWEYFVGGTRVAVFDGGGRQPGATVSHTVNLGGYPGRQKVLAVWNISDTANAFYSCVDLQVGGGGGGPTPSPSPTPPPTSPPPPTPTPTATNPPAPGGTWTAGRAYAVGDQVTYGGSAYRCRQAHTALAGWEPPTTPALWSRV
- a CDS encoding DUF305 domain-containing protein; the encoded protein is MEPGLSDGCGRVSRTRPGRAPRTRSAPHRDPARRRDRWWLPTLVAVLLSAGCVTSAPPADPASAPPPSAGAPSASTPSGLDLLYLSMTLAHVEQTLEIVALVRGRVADPQLRTLVAAVEVTEADERDTVRGWLREAGRDGRDDHDHSGHVTAADDLARLRTAADGEVDAVLAGVLSEHQRAAADLARAHLTAGSDPRVLDLAGRIERSRTAQVAMLAGLPSPEP
- the msrB gene encoding peptide-methionine (R)-S-oxide reductase MsrB yields the protein MSLDDSELPRTEDEWRVRLSPEEFRVLREAGTERPWTGEYVDTKTAGMYHCRACGAELYPSDTKFDSHCGWPSFDDAIPGAVREVDDSSLGMVRTEIRCARCDSHLGHVFRGEGFTPKDTRHCVNSVSLRLEPRPA
- the ligD gene encoding non-homologous end-joining DNA ligase; protein product: MGGTKAAAEQIEVGGHTVRLSSPDRVIFPQRGFTKADVFHYYLGVGEGIVRALSRRPTTLQRFPDGIEGEAFYQKRVPARGVPPWVETAEITFPSGRTAAELCPTDLAHVAWAAQMGTVVFHPWPVRAAAPDQPDELRVDLDPQPGTDFADAAAAAAELRGLLDELGVPGWPKTSGGRGVHVYLRIQPRWTFVEVRRATIALARELERRRPELVTTAWWKEERGERVFVDYNQMARDRTIACAYSLRANGRATVSTPVTWEELAQVDPDDFDLRTVPARLAERGDPHAGIDDAGWDITPLLEWAERDAAAGQGDLPYPPDHPKMPGEPKRVQPSKDRDRPR
- a CDS encoding alpha/beta hydrolase — encoded protein: MTRTADRFSRFRLTLAGLVAGALVAAGCTLPAFAPRTDAESEAAAVGTSPTWRACPEVPEQLVGRGAPGMRYECARIQVPRDWGDGGGASASPGAGETFEIALLRARSTKQRDRIGSLVVNPGGPGASGVDTAVYLSFGPSFGGLPDSITERFDIVGFDPRGVDRSSPVECISDADLDASFGYDPDPASQQAFDGYVALTQRIGAGCGDRYGDQLVLYSTEQAARDMDAVRNAVGDEKLTYLGYSYGTLLGATYAQLYPQRVRALVLDGAVDPRQGLIAGSESQAKGFERAFANFTRWCAANAGRCPIAPDARAAVTSAIDKARVSPVRAADGREATAGWVFYAVISSLYTESGWQELARAIDRLADGDPDEVFRLADAYADRDSDGHYSNLFDANLAVNCADEEERPSRERIRELQSQWRQKYPLFGPALAVGMLSCTEWPGGRDPYPTGRAEGAPPILVVGTTGDPATPYEQTPALADMLGVGRVLTWEGEGHTAYPQTRCITEAVDAYLIELTVPREGLRCPAR
- a CDS encoding ATP-dependent DNA ligase, which translates into the protein MELPITSPVEPMLAKSVSKIPTAAGMTYEPKWDGFRCVVLRDGDSVELASRGGKMMTRYFPEVVEQARRQLPERCAVDGELIVIRRDGPSAQPRLDFELLAQRIHPAASRVKLLAETTPADFVAFDLLALGDEALLDLPYPQRRARLEQALAGVRPPVHVTQVTTDVDTAHRWFDVFEGAGLDGLIAKPADLPYEPGRRLMFKVKHTRTADVVVAGFRWHKSGPVVGSLLLGLYDDEGILHHVGVSASFTMARRAELLEELAPYREVGDDHPWAHGDHERGQRIPGGVSRWTGGKNLEWEPVRPELVVEVAYDAMEGDRFRHTARFARWRPDRDPRSCRYDQLDRPVRFDVDQVLRGDPAVPVGASRDPA
- a CDS encoding GNAT family N-acetyltransferase, with product MPPAYGRAAGCRVATVWWAGGVTTALIAPAAPVDAGEILTVQRAAYVVEAQRYADPFLPPLTETLEEVRAALADGQVVLAARLGSRLVGSVRARVEGGTAHVGRLSVAPDQQGRGLGGRLLRAVEAACADRVSRFALFTGADSGQNLRLYHRHGYQVVGHRPDPNGIRLALLEKRLTPVADPNGSACG
- a CDS encoding DUF1990 family protein translates to MPELTYPHVGATRAGDLPAGWRHVRHRVRLPDTCYATAGAAVLGFDLHRAAGIGIRADADRAAPGVCVVSRLGVGPLRMSAPCAVVWAVDDDRRTGFGYGTLPGHPARGEEAFVVSRDDAGRVWFEVVAFSRPASPLMRAAGPVGRAFQRAYAWWLGRTLRRLCRRA
- a CDS encoding DNA-3-methyladenine glycosylase family protein; amino-acid sequence: MTGSEPTARRVLRPPPGYRLAESVRPLTFSPYDPCARIVGGTFWWAARTPTGPGTLGLRPAAGELHAEGYGPGGDWLVHRADAVAGLRDDLTGFAALAAAHPVVARLAARHAGLRMPATGLVFPRVLRAVLEQKVTGKEAYRGYAATVRHFAEPAPGPMQPLLLPPEPAAIAATPYWVFHPFGVEQRRAETLRRAAALAQRWERCADSAEATRRLTAVPGIGPWTAAEVVRVAYGDADAVSVGDYHVPNTVAWALAGEPRGDDARMLALLEPFRGHRGRVCRLLEAAGVQAPKFGPRAPIRSFARF